One segment of Pantoea sp. Lij88 DNA contains the following:
- the purD gene encoding phosphoribosylamine--glycine ligase: MKILVIGNGGREHALAWKAVQSPLAETVFVAPGNAGTALEPALQNVAISATDVPALLEFAQREKIDLTIVGPEAPLVMGVVDAFREAGLAIFGPTQAAAQLEGSKAFTKDFLARHQIPSAAYQNFTEVEPALAYLREKGAPIVIKADGLAAGKGVIVAMTLQEAEDAVQDMLAGNAFGDAGHRIVIEEFLDGEEASFIVMVDGEHVLPMATSQDHKRVGDGDTGPNTGGMGAYSPAPVVTDEIHQRVMDQVIWPTVRGMAAEGNVYTGFLYAGLMIDHTGQPKVIEFNCRFGDPETQPIMLRLQSDLVDLCLAACDGKLDQKTSQWDPRPALGVVLAAGGYPGDYAQGDQIHGLPLEEVADGKVFHAGTRLEEDRVLTNGGRVLCVTALGDDVAAAQKRAYELTKPISWQGSFCRRDIGYRAINRK; the protein is encoded by the coding sequence ATGAAAATTTTAGTAATCGGCAATGGCGGACGTGAGCATGCTCTGGCCTGGAAAGCCGTTCAGTCGCCACTGGCAGAAACCGTATTTGTCGCGCCGGGTAACGCGGGTACCGCATTAGAGCCTGCGCTGCAGAACGTCGCGATCAGTGCGACTGATGTCCCTGCCCTGCTTGAATTTGCACAGCGCGAAAAGATTGATCTGACAATTGTCGGACCTGAAGCACCGCTGGTGATGGGTGTCGTGGATGCCTTCCGTGAAGCGGGTCTGGCTATCTTTGGTCCGACGCAGGCCGCTGCACAGCTGGAAGGCTCTAAAGCCTTCACCAAAGATTTTCTGGCACGTCACCAGATCCCCAGCGCGGCGTATCAGAACTTTACTGAAGTTGAGCCTGCTCTCGCGTATCTGCGTGAGAAAGGCGCGCCAATCGTCATCAAAGCCGACGGTCTGGCCGCAGGTAAAGGCGTGATTGTCGCGATGACGCTGCAGGAAGCTGAGGATGCGGTTCAGGATATGCTGGCCGGTAATGCCTTTGGCGATGCCGGACACCGCATTGTGATTGAAGAGTTTCTGGATGGCGAAGAAGCCAGCTTCATCGTGATGGTAGATGGCGAGCATGTACTACCTATGGCCACCAGCCAGGATCACAAACGTGTCGGCGATGGCGACACCGGTCCGAACACTGGCGGAATGGGCGCCTACTCACCGGCTCCGGTCGTCACTGATGAGATCCACCAACGCGTGATGGATCAGGTTATCTGGCCAACCGTGCGTGGCATGGCCGCTGAAGGCAACGTCTACACCGGTTTTCTCTATGCCGGCCTGATGATCGATCATACCGGGCAGCCGAAAGTGATCGAATTTAACTGCCGCTTCGGCGATCCGGAAACTCAGCCGATCATGCTGCGCCTGCAGTCGGATCTGGTCGATCTTTGCCTGGCCGCCTGTGACGGCAAGCTGGATCAGAAAACGTCACAATGGGATCCACGCCCTGCGCTGGGTGTAGTACTGGCGGCGGGCGGTTATCCGGGTGATTACGCTCAGGGCGATCAGATTCATGGCCTGCCCCTGGAGGAAGTGGCTGACGGCAAGGTATTCCACGCCGGAACGCGTCTGGAAGAAGACCGGGTGCTGACGAACGGTGGACGCGTGCTGTGCGTCACCGCGCTGGGTGACGATGTGGCTGCGGCGCAAAAGCGCGCTTACGAGCTGACAAAGCCGATCTCATGGCAGGGCAGCTTCTGTCGCCGCGATATCGGCTACCGCGCCATTAACCGCAAATAA
- the aceA gene encoding isocitrate lyase gives MTRTQQTDQLEQFWQTARWEGITRPYSAAEVVNLRGSVLPACTLAERGAEKLWALLNGEAKKGYINSLGALSGGQALQQAKAGIEAIYLSGWQVAADANVAGQMYPDQSLYPVNSVPEVVTRINQTFQRADQIQWSSGIEAGDSRYTDFFLPIVADAEAGFGGVLNAYELMKAMIQAGAAAVHFEDQLAAVKKCGHMGGKVLVPTQEAIQKLVAARLAADVMGVPTVLLARTDADAADLITSDCDEYDRPFIRGDRTAEGFFRTHAGIEQAISRGLAYAPYADILWCETSTPDLAMAQRFADAIHARFPGKLLAYNCSPSFNWKKNLDDRTIAKFQQSLSDMGYRFQFITLAGIHSMWFNMFDLAHAYAQGEGMRHYVEKVQQPEFAARDRGYSFSSHQQEVGTGYFDQVTNIIQGGKSSVTALTGSTEEHQF, from the coding sequence ATGACACGTACTCAACAGACAGATCAACTGGAACAATTCTGGCAGACCGCACGCTGGGAGGGCATTACCCGTCCTTACAGCGCAGCAGAGGTCGTCAATCTGCGCGGCTCGGTCCTGCCCGCCTGTACGCTGGCAGAGCGTGGTGCGGAAAAATTATGGGCGCTGCTGAACGGCGAGGCGAAGAAAGGGTACATCAACAGTCTGGGTGCACTCAGCGGCGGGCAGGCCCTGCAGCAGGCTAAGGCGGGCATCGAAGCGATCTACCTTTCTGGCTGGCAGGTCGCGGCGGATGCCAACGTGGCAGGGCAGATGTATCCCGATCAGTCGCTCTACCCGGTGAACTCGGTGCCGGAAGTGGTGACCCGCATTAATCAGACCTTCCAGCGGGCCGACCAGATTCAGTGGTCCAGCGGCATTGAAGCGGGCGATAGCCGGTACACCGATTTTTTCCTGCCGATTGTTGCCGATGCGGAAGCGGGTTTTGGCGGCGTGCTCAATGCGTATGAGCTGATGAAGGCGATGATTCAGGCGGGCGCGGCTGCGGTCCACTTCGAAGATCAGCTGGCGGCGGTAAAAAAATGCGGTCACATGGGCGGAAAAGTGCTGGTGCCGACTCAGGAAGCGATTCAGAAACTGGTCGCGGCGCGGCTGGCTGCGGATGTCATGGGTGTGCCAACGGTGCTGCTGGCCCGAACCGATGCCGACGCCGCTGACCTGATTACCTCAGACTGCGATGAATACGATCGTCCCTTTATCCGTGGCGACCGGACAGCAGAAGGCTTCTTCCGCACCCATGCCGGTATTGAACAGGCAATCAGTCGCGGGCTGGCCTATGCCCCTTATGCTGACATCCTGTGGTGTGAAACCTCGACGCCGGATCTGGCGATGGCGCAGCGCTTTGCCGACGCCATTCATGCACGCTTCCCCGGCAAGCTGCTGGCCTACAACTGTTCGCCCTCCTTCAACTGGAAGAAGAACCTCGACGATCGCACTATCGCGAAGTTTCAGCAGTCGCTCAGCGACATGGGCTATCGCTTCCAGTTCATCACGCTGGCCGGCATCCACAGCATGTGGTTCAACATGTTCGATCTGGCCCATGCTTATGCTCAGGGCGAAGGCATGCGTCACTACGTGGAAAAGGTTCAGCAGCCTGAGTTCGCTGCCCGCGATCGTGGTTACAGCTTCTCGTCACATCAGCAGGAAGTCGGCACCGGCTATTTCGATCAGGTGACCAACATCATTCAGGGCGGTAAGTCTTCGGTTACTGCGCTCACCGGTTCGACCGAAGAGCATCAGTTCTGA
- the aceK gene encoding bifunctional isocitrate dehydrogenase kinase/phosphatase, producing the protein MPPRESLIAHTILQGFDAQYGRFLDITAGAQQRFEQAEWQAVQHAMKARIHLYDHHVSLVADQLRVLNGAASWDEIFWLRVKDHYQSLLPGYPRHEIAESFFNSVYCRLHGHADLQPDRLFIFSSQSLTAPVTPLRPLSRRYQPERGWRALVDQVLGDLPLTLPWQHRARDVGWIVRHLASHFPGLDQGWLEVNSELFYRNKTAWLVARLHLPEGIFPCLLPIQRTEAGELWIDTCLTDVNDASIVFGFARAYFMVYAPVPAALVAWLQPILPGKTLAERYMAIGCQKHGKTESYREYLHALAESDTAFEIAPGVRGMVMLVFTLPGFDWVFKVIKDRFAPQKEVTEAQVRACYQQVKEHDRVGRMADTQEFEQFALPLSRISPALLTELHACVAEKLCIDGDRLIIRHLWLERRMQPLNIYLAQASAAERRHAIEEYGNAIRQLAAANIFPGDMLFKNFGITRHGRVIFYDYDEIRPMQELNFREVPAARYEEDELSAEPWYSVGPDDVFPETFRYALCSEAATGALLLQLHPEIFDARWWRAQQQRIAQGHVEEVIAWRQTQRFSVCYAADTVNDRCTPA; encoded by the coding sequence ATGCCGCCACGTGAATCCCTGATCGCCCACACTATTCTGCAGGGCTTTGATGCTCAGTATGGCCGCTTTCTGGATATTACTGCCGGGGCGCAACAGCGGTTTGAGCAGGCCGAATGGCAGGCGGTGCAGCACGCCATGAAGGCCCGTATCCATCTCTATGATCATCACGTCAGCCTGGTCGCCGATCAGCTGCGGGTGCTGAACGGCGCGGCCAGCTGGGATGAGATTTTCTGGTTGCGGGTCAAGGATCACTACCAAAGCCTGCTGCCCGGCTATCCACGGCATGAGATTGCCGAAAGCTTCTTTAACTCCGTCTACTGCCGGTTACATGGACATGCCGACCTGCAGCCGGACCGGCTGTTCATCTTCAGCTCTCAGTCCCTGACCGCACCGGTCACACCTTTGCGGCCCTTATCACGTCGTTATCAGCCGGAGCGGGGCTGGCGGGCATTGGTGGATCAGGTGCTGGGGGATTTGCCTCTGACGCTGCCGTGGCAGCACCGCGCGCGCGATGTCGGCTGGATTGTCCGCCACCTGGCATCGCATTTCCCCGGGCTGGACCAGGGCTGGCTTGAGGTCAATAGTGAACTCTTCTATCGCAACAAAACCGCCTGGCTGGTGGCGCGCCTGCATCTGCCGGAGGGCATTTTTCCCTGTCTGCTGCCGATTCAGCGCACGGAAGCCGGCGAACTGTGGATCGACACCTGCCTGACCGATGTGAATGACGCCAGCATTGTGTTTGGTTTTGCCCGCGCCTATTTCATGGTTTATGCCCCGGTGCCTGCGGCGCTGGTTGCCTGGCTGCAACCGATTCTGCCCGGCAAAACCCTGGCGGAACGCTACATGGCGATTGGCTGCCAGAAGCACGGTAAAACCGAAAGCTATCGCGAATATCTTCATGCGCTAGCAGAGAGTGATACCGCTTTTGAGATCGCGCCCGGCGTGCGCGGCATGGTGATGCTGGTGTTTACGCTGCCGGGCTTTGACTGGGTGTTCAAGGTCATCAAAGATCGCTTCGCGCCGCAAAAAGAGGTAACGGAAGCGCAGGTCCGCGCCTGTTATCAGCAGGTCAAAGAACACGATCGCGTGGGACGGATGGCGGATACGCAGGAGTTCGAGCAGTTTGCGCTGCCGCTGTCGCGCATCTCACCGGCCCTGCTGACGGAACTTCACGCCTGCGTGGCAGAGAAGCTCTGTATCGATGGCGATCGCCTGATCATTCGTCATCTGTGGCTGGAGCGCCGGATGCAGCCGCTTAATATCTACCTGGCGCAGGCCAGTGCGGCAGAGCGACGTCATGCGATTGAGGAGTATGGTAACGCCATCCGGCAGCTGGCGGCCGCCAATATCTTTCCGGGCGATATGCTGTTTAAAAACTTCGGGATAACCCGCCATGGCCGGGTGATTTTTTACGATTACGATGAGATTCGCCCGATGCAGGAGCTGAACTTCCGGGAGGTGCCCGCGGCGCGCTATGAGGAAGATGAACTCAGCGCCGAACCGTGGTACAGCGTCGGGCCGGACGATGTCTTCCCGGAAACCTTCCGCTATGCGTTATGCAGTGAAGCCGCGACCGGCGCCTTGCTGCTGCAACTGCATCCGGAGATATTCGACGCCCGCTGGTGGCGCGCGCAGCAGCAGCGCATCGCCCAGGGGCATGTGGAAGAGGTAATCGCCTGGCGGCAGACGCAGCGTTTCAGCGTCTGCTACGCGGCAGATACCGTTAACGACCGCTGTACGCCAGCGTAA
- the metA gene encoding homoserine O-succinyltransferase, giving the protein MPIRVPDELPAVNFLRDENVFVMTSSRASVQEIRPLKVLILNLMPKKIETENQFLRLLSNSPLQIDIQLLRIDSRESRNTPTEHLNNFYCNFEDIQHDNYDGLIVTGAPLGLVDFNDVAYWPQIQRVLHWANEHVTSTLFVCWAVQAALNILYGIPKQTRHNKLSGVYEHQILHPHALLTRGFDDNFLAPHSRYADFPTQLITDYTDLELFAESEQTGAYLMASKDKRLVFVTGHPEYDALTLSGEYHRDYEAGVNPEVPYNYFPQDNPVLPPRATWRSHGNLLFSNWLNYYVYQITPFDLRRMNPTLE; this is encoded by the coding sequence ATGCCAATCAGGGTCCCCGACGAATTACCGGCAGTGAATTTTTTGCGAGACGAAAATGTCTTTGTCATGACATCGTCGCGCGCCAGTGTTCAGGAGATCCGACCGCTTAAAGTGCTCATACTGAATCTGATGCCGAAAAAGATCGAAACGGAGAATCAGTTTCTGCGTCTGCTTTCCAACTCACCATTACAGATCGATATTCAGCTGCTGCGCATCGACAGTCGTGAGTCACGCAATACACCCACTGAGCATCTCAACAACTTCTACTGCAATTTTGAAGATATCCAGCATGACAACTACGATGGCTTAATCGTGACAGGTGCGCCACTTGGGCTGGTCGATTTTAATGATGTTGCCTACTGGCCCCAGATTCAGCGCGTGCTGCACTGGGCAAATGAGCACGTCACCTCAACCCTGTTTGTCTGCTGGGCCGTGCAGGCTGCGCTTAATATTCTGTATGGCATTCCCAAACAAACCCGACATAACAAACTGTCTGGCGTCTATGAGCATCAGATATTGCATCCTCATGCGCTACTGACCCGGGGTTTTGATGATAATTTCCTTGCGCCACACTCACGCTATGCTGATTTTCCTACTCAGTTGATCACGGATTACACCGATCTTGAGCTGTTTGCTGAATCGGAACAAACCGGCGCCTATCTGATGGCGAGTAAAGACAAACGGCTGGTGTTCGTTACCGGCCACCCGGAGTATGACGCGCTGACGTTGTCTGGTGAGTATCATCGTGACTATGAAGCCGGGGTGAATCCTGAAGTCCCGTATAACTATTTCCCACAGGACAATCCGGTCCTGCCACCTCGCGCGACCTGGCGTAGTCACGGCAATCTGCTGTTCTCGAACTGGCTCAACTACTACGTTTACCAGATCACGCCGTTCGATCTGCGCCGTATGAATCCGACGCTGGAATAG
- the purH gene encoding bifunctional phosphoribosylaminoimidazolecarboxamide formyltransferase/IMP cyclohydrolase: MQQPRPVRRALLSVSDKAGILEFAQALSSRGVELLSTGGTARLLADAGLAVTEVSDYTGFPEMMDGRVKTLHPKVHGGILGRRGQDDAIMAQHDISPIDMVVVNLYPFAQTVAREGCSLEDAVENIDIGGPTMVRSAAKNHKDVAIVVSSGDYDAIIAEMDAHENALTLETRFDLAIKAFEHTAAYDSMIANYFGTLVPAYHGERNQPAGRFPRTLNLNFIKKQDMRYGENSHQDAAFYIEENITEASVATAQQVQGKALSYNNIADTDAALECVKEFSEPACVIVKHANPCGVATGDSLLSAYERAYQTDPTSAFGGIIAFNRELDEATAQAIISRQFVEVIIAPAVSEAALKITAAKQNVRVLICGQWQNRTAALDFKRVNGGLLVQDRDLGMVDASQLRVVSKRQPTEQELRDALFCWKVAKFVKSNAIVYSRDSMTIGIGAGQMSRVYSAKIAGIKAGDEGLEVKGSAMASDAFFPFRDGIDAAAAVGVSCVIQPGGSIRDEEVIAAADEHGIAMIFTDMRHFRH; encoded by the coding sequence ATGCAACAACCTCGTCCTGTACGCCGCGCATTGCTCAGTGTCTCTGACAAAGCCGGTATCCTCGAATTTGCTCAGGCGCTCTCAAGTCGCGGTGTCGAACTGCTCTCCACAGGTGGAACCGCTCGCCTTCTGGCGGATGCGGGTCTGGCTGTCACTGAAGTCTCTGACTACACCGGTTTCCCGGAAATGATGGATGGACGCGTCAAAACTCTGCATCCGAAAGTGCATGGCGGCATTTTAGGTCGTCGCGGCCAGGATGATGCCATCATGGCGCAGCACGACATCAGCCCAATCGACATGGTGGTCGTTAACCTCTATCCCTTTGCACAGACTGTCGCCCGTGAAGGATGTTCACTGGAAGATGCGGTGGAAAACATCGACATCGGTGGCCCGACCATGGTGCGCTCTGCTGCCAAGAACCATAAAGATGTCGCCATTGTGGTCAGCAGCGGCGACTACGATGCCATCATTGCTGAAATGGACGCTCATGAGAACGCGCTGACGCTTGAGACCCGTTTCGATCTGGCCATCAAAGCCTTCGAACACACCGCCGCCTATGACAGCATGATCGCTAACTACTTCGGTACCCTGGTGCCTGCCTATCACGGTGAACGCAATCAGCCCGCTGGCCGTTTCCCGCGTACCCTGAATCTGAACTTCATTAAGAAGCAGGATATGCGTTACGGCGAAAACAGCCATCAGGATGCTGCCTTCTATATAGAAGAGAACATCACTGAAGCGTCAGTGGCAACCGCGCAGCAGGTTCAGGGCAAAGCGCTCTCCTATAACAATATTGCTGACACGGATGCGGCACTGGAGTGCGTTAAAGAGTTCAGTGAACCCGCGTGCGTCATCGTCAAACATGCTAACCCCTGTGGCGTAGCGACCGGTGACTCTCTGCTGTCAGCCTATGAGCGGGCTTACCAGACCGATCCGACCTCCGCGTTTGGCGGCATCATTGCCTTTAACCGCGAGCTGGATGAAGCGACTGCGCAGGCGATTATCAGCCGCCAGTTTGTAGAGGTGATCATCGCTCCCGCTGTTTCCGAAGCCGCGCTGAAAATTACTGCTGCTAAACAAAATGTCCGTGTGCTGATCTGCGGTCAGTGGCAAAACCGTACTGCCGCGCTGGATTTCAAACGCGTCAACGGTGGCCTGCTGGTTCAGGATCGCGATCTCGGCATGGTTGATGCCAGCCAGCTACGCGTGGTCAGCAAGCGCCAGCCAACCGAGCAGGAGCTGCGTGATGCGCTGTTCTGCTGGAAAGTCGCGAAGTTCGTTAAGTCCAACGCCATTGTTTATTCACGCGATAGCATGACAATTGGTATTGGTGCCGGTCAGATGAGCCGCGTCTACTCCGCTAAAATTGCAGGGATCAAAGCGGGCGATGAAGGTCTGGAAGTGAAAGGCTCAGCCATGGCGTCGGATGCATTCTTCCCGTTCCGTGATGGTATAGATGCTGCGGCTGCGGTCGGCGTGAGCTGCGTTATCCAGCCTGGCGGCTCCATCCGCGATGAAGAAGTGATTGCAGCTGCGGATGAGCATGGCATTGCCATGATCTTCACCGACATGCGCCACTTCCGCCATTAA
- the aceB gene encoding malate synthase A — translation MTDSVISPTLNFSQPFSHAEQQLLTPEAVSFLEALVARFAPQREVLLSARQQRQQQYDQGYLPDFDMETASIRASEWRIQSIPADLEDRRVEITGPPDRKMVINALNANVKVFMADFEDSLSPEWSKLMEGQLTLREAVQGTLSYTSDKGKIYQLGANPAVLMCRVRGLHLSEKHVSCQGEAIPGGLFDFALYFFHNVRPLLAKGSGPYFYLPKTESWQEIAWWREIFSFSEDQFDLPRGTIKATVLIETLPAVFQMDEILWNLRDHIVGLNCGRWDYIFSYIKTLKQHPDRVLPDRQSVTMSQPFLEAYSRLLIKTCHRRGAFAMGGMSALIPAKDPTRNAWVLQRVTEDKQREAGNGHDGTWIAHPGLADTAMAVFNAALGNRPNQLHVMREEDAPITAEQLLAPCQGERTEAGMRANIRVALQYLEAWISGNGCVPIDGLMEDAATAEIARTSIWQWIRHHQVLNSGQQVTAELFLRWLNEELHLLQNALGEAQFSAGRYDDAAQLMAQITTERELVSFLTLPGYRLIP, via the coding sequence ATGACAGACTCAGTGATCAGCCCTACTCTGAATTTCAGCCAGCCCTTTAGCCATGCCGAACAGCAGCTGTTAACGCCCGAGGCGGTTTCTTTTTTAGAAGCTCTGGTTGCGCGCTTTGCACCGCAACGTGAAGTGCTGTTATCCGCTCGCCAGCAGCGTCAGCAGCAATATGACCAGGGCTATCTGCCAGACTTCGATATGGAAACGGCTTCCATAAGAGCCAGCGAATGGCGTATTCAATCCATTCCGGCAGACTTAGAAGATCGTCGGGTCGAGATCACCGGCCCGCCCGATCGAAAAATGGTTATTAATGCCCTGAACGCAAACGTAAAAGTCTTTATGGCCGACTTTGAGGATTCGCTGTCACCGGAGTGGTCAAAGCTGATGGAAGGGCAGTTGACACTGCGTGAGGCGGTGCAGGGCACCCTCAGTTACACCAGCGACAAGGGGAAAATTTATCAGCTCGGCGCGAACCCCGCGGTGCTGATGTGCCGGGTTCGCGGCCTGCATCTGTCAGAAAAACATGTCAGCTGCCAGGGTGAGGCGATTCCGGGCGGACTGTTTGATTTCGCGCTCTATTTCTTCCACAACGTCCGGCCCTTACTGGCCAAAGGCAGCGGGCCTTACTTCTATCTGCCGAAAACAGAGAGCTGGCAGGAGATCGCCTGGTGGCGTGAGATCTTCAGTTTCAGCGAGGATCAATTCGATCTGCCACGCGGTACGATCAAGGCCACCGTCCTGATTGAAACGTTACCCGCCGTGTTTCAGATGGATGAGATCCTGTGGAATCTGCGCGATCACATTGTCGGTCTCAACTGCGGCCGCTGGGATTACATCTTCAGCTACATCAAAACCCTGAAACAGCATCCGGATCGCGTTCTGCCGGATCGCCAGTCTGTCACCATGTCTCAGCCGTTCCTGGAGGCTTACTCGCGCCTGCTGATTAAAACCTGTCATCGCCGGGGAGCATTCGCGATGGGCGGAATGTCAGCCCTGATCCCGGCTAAAGATCCGACGCGCAATGCCTGGGTACTGCAGCGCGTGACGGAAGATAAGCAGCGGGAGGCGGGCAACGGGCATGACGGCACCTGGATTGCGCATCCGGGCCTGGCGGACACCGCAATGGCGGTCTTCAATGCCGCGCTGGGTAACCGACCCAATCAGCTGCATGTCATGCGGGAAGAGGATGCCCCAATCACGGCGGAGCAGTTACTCGCACCCTGTCAGGGTGAGCGGACCGAAGCGGGAATGCGCGCCAACATCCGCGTCGCGCTGCAATACCTTGAGGCCTGGATCAGCGGTAACGGCTGTGTGCCGATTGACGGGCTGATGGAGGATGCCGCCACCGCAGAGATTGCACGCACCTCAATCTGGCAATGGATTCGTCATCATCAGGTGCTGAACAGCGGCCAGCAGGTCACGGCCGAACTGTTTCTGCGCTGGCTGAACGAAGAGCTGCATCTGCTGCAAAACGCGCTGGGCGAAGCCCAATTCAGCGCCGGTCGCTATGACGACGCGGCACAGCTGATGGCGCAGATCACCACCGAACGCGAGCTGGTTTCCTTTCTTACCCTGCCAGGCTACCGCCTGATCCCCTGA
- the iclR gene encoding glyoxylate bypass operon transcriptional repressor IclR, with protein sequence MATPVPVKRGKKPRGTPVAAPAGGQVQSLTRGLTLLELIADSHGSVALTELAQQAGLPNSTTHRLLSTMQQQGFVRQVGDLGLWTIGAHAFVVGSSFLQSRNLLALVHPVLRSLMEQSGETVNLAVLDLSDYQAVIIDQVQCTQLMRMSAPIGGKLPMHASGAGKAFLAHLGDEQVTALLHQKGLHYYTPKTLMSPQSLKENLAQVRKAGFSLDDEEHALGLRCVAAPIYDEHGEAFAALSISGPIARMTDDRITELGALVIREARQVTLAYSGR encoded by the coding sequence ATGGCAACGCCCGTTCCCGTTAAGCGCGGCAAGAAACCCCGCGGTACCCCTGTTGCCGCGCCTGCGGGTGGTCAGGTCCAGTCACTGACGCGCGGCCTGACGCTGCTGGAGCTGATTGCTGATTCACATGGCAGCGTGGCGCTGACCGAGCTGGCGCAGCAGGCGGGATTGCCTAACTCCACCACGCATCGTCTGCTCAGCACCATGCAGCAGCAGGGTTTTGTCCGCCAGGTCGGCGATCTCGGGCTGTGGACAATCGGCGCACACGCCTTTGTAGTGGGCAGCAGTTTCCTGCAAAGCCGTAATCTGCTGGCGCTGGTTCACCCGGTGTTGCGCAGCCTGATGGAGCAGTCCGGTGAGACGGTGAATCTGGCGGTGCTGGATCTCAGTGATTACCAGGCGGTGATCATTGATCAGGTGCAATGTACCCAGCTGATGCGGATGTCCGCGCCGATTGGCGGCAAGCTGCCGATGCATGCGTCAGGCGCAGGCAAAGCGTTTCTGGCGCATCTGGGTGATGAACAGGTCACCGCCCTGCTGCATCAGAAAGGATTGCACTACTACACGCCGAAAACCCTGATGTCGCCGCAAAGCCTGAAAGAGAATCTGGCGCAGGTGCGCAAAGCGGGCTTTTCGCTGGATGATGAAGAGCATGCCCTCGGACTGCGCTGTGTCGCCGCACCCATCTATGATGAACATGGCGAAGCGTTTGCCGCGCTCTCCATCTCCGGCCCCATCGCCCGCATGACGGACGATCGCATTACAGAGTTAGGTGCGCTGGTCATCCGGGAAGCGCGTCAGGTTACGCTGGCGTACAGCGGTCGTTAA